From one Rhodoferax sp. PAMC 29310 genomic stretch:
- a CDS encoding DctP family TRAP transporter solute-binding subunit: MSFPSWPAPLDRRRWLHSVAAATLTTRVAKASPRPALTIRFSHVVAEETPKGLAVQRFQALVEQRSDGRIEVLHYPGAQLYGDQDEMQALQLGAVEMLAPSLSKFGRIGFPEFELFDLPFLFNDAREVRRITEGAIGRRLLKGLSRHGLVGLGFFDNGFKQMSANRPLLAPADFKGLRMRVQASRVIAAQMRALGAQPVNLGFSETRRALANGVVDGTENPVSNFWTQGMHEVQSDLTLTQHGYLGYAVIVNQRFWASLAEGDRALLAQAMHEATDYGNQISEAQNSKALAALRVAGTTRIHVPTGAQRAQLRRAVESVHLALERRIGTAWMQAIRGAL, encoded by the coding sequence ATGTCATTCCCAAGCTGGCCCGCCCCCCTGGATCGCCGCCGCTGGCTGCACAGCGTGGCAGCGGCGACACTGACCACACGTGTAGCGAAGGCATCGCCCCGCCCGGCCCTGACAATTCGCTTTTCTCATGTGGTGGCCGAGGAGACACCCAAAGGCTTGGCGGTGCAGCGCTTCCAAGCGCTGGTGGAGCAGCGCTCTGACGGCCGCATTGAGGTGCTGCATTACCCTGGCGCGCAACTCTACGGTGACCAGGACGAGATGCAAGCGCTGCAGCTTGGCGCCGTGGAGATGCTGGCGCCCTCGCTGTCCAAGTTTGGGCGCATCGGTTTTCCCGAGTTTGAGCTATTTGATCTTCCCTTTCTATTCAACGATGCCCGCGAGGTGCGGCGCATCACCGAAGGCGCTATTGGGCGACGCCTGCTCAAGGGCCTGAGCCGGCATGGGCTGGTGGGCCTGGGGTTTTTCGACAACGGCTTCAAACAAATGAGCGCCAACCGGCCCTTGCTGGCCCCCGCGGACTTCAAGGGTTTGCGCATGCGGGTCCAGGCGTCGCGAGTCATTGCGGCGCAAATGCGGGCGCTTGGCGCACAACCGGTGAACCTGGGCTTTAGCGAGACCCGGCGCGCCCTGGCCAACGGCGTCGTGGACGGCACAGAAAACCCGGTGTCCAACTTCTGGACGCAGGGCATGCACGAGGTGCAGTCAGATTTGACGCTGACCCAACACGGCTACCTGGGTTACGCCGTCATTGTGAACCAGCGTTTTTGGGCCAGTCTGGCCGAAGGTGACCGCGCGCTATTGGCCCAAGCCATGCATGAAGCCACTGACTATGGCAACCAAATCTCCGAAGCCCAAAACAGTAAGGCCCTCGCGGCACTGCGCGTGGCCGGAACCACCCGCATTCATGTTCCCACCGGCGCCCAGCGCGCCCAATTGCGCCGCGCCGTGGAGTCTGTTCACCTGGCGCTGGAGCGGCGCATTGGCACCGCGTGGATGCAGGCAATTCGAGGCGCACTGTAA
- a CDS encoding TRAP transporter small permease: MKILDYLEEWIISLMLFGMTALAFMQVIRRYVFNTGYSWNLELTTVFFGIMIFVGISYGVRVGSHIGVDALVNLLSPAKRRVVSLLAVFLCMVYVGFVLYGATVYVSKIMDIGIEMDDLPIEKWKVLAIMPIGYALVGFRFLQIFYNLITGKTDSLHLADEAADAMKLKAQEATE, from the coding sequence ATGAAAATACTAGATTATTTGGAAGAGTGGATCATTTCACTCATGCTGTTTGGTATGACGGCGTTGGCCTTCATGCAAGTGATTCGTCGCTATGTCTTCAATACGGGTTACTCCTGGAATCTGGAGCTGACCACCGTGTTCTTCGGCATCATGATTTTTGTCGGCATCTCCTACGGCGTGCGCGTGGGCTCCCACATTGGGGTCGATGCACTGGTGAACTTGCTGTCGCCAGCCAAGCGCCGTGTGGTCTCCCTACTTGCGGTGTTTTTGTGCATGGTGTACGTCGGCTTTGTCCTTTACGGCGCCACGGTGTACGTCAGCAAGATCATGGACATCGGTATTGAGATGGACGACTTGCCCATCGAAAAGTGGAAGGTCCTGGCCATCATGCCAATTGGTTACGCGCTGGTGGGTTTTCGATTTCTGCAAATCTTCTACAACCTCATCACTGGCAAAACCGACAGCCTGCATTTGGCTGACGAGGCCGCTGACGCTATGAAACTGAAAGCTCAAGAGGCCACCGAATGA
- a CDS encoding nitrogen regulation protein NR(II), translating to MPTPSLPPTDQSLDFSLLQRTTGSPTMRNRRALWWLLGLLLLLVASVVALVLYLNNFEAEEDERRRAADAQWLEQGAQFHFRRLEDDLLVLARQAVLGAGTTTAVTRGTVSDQAGLLWRAPGVVLSHGWLAAGPQDGQGVPPERWALDWSAHPANAQVLATMKDIASGLRRAAYAGPMRQADGALSDVVWLAVPFFERGQFAGNYLAAISMDRAAVNMVPAWFQQNHEVRLLAEDVELAPITGSGDGAYRASMNLPGTELYLEVDPVGANPATVPRIFFLVALLFLSGMLVSLYVLRRDFLKRQQVQALLQAEVALRKAMENSVTIGLRAWDQNGKILYVNHAFCSMVGYSAEELLGRSAPMPYWPADRADEIQLVHRRVIAEGTVDEGVEVQFQHRDGRYIDVLIHEAPLTAVTGEPLGWMSSVLDISERKRAQRMAALQQDKLEASGRLVAVGEVASTLAHELNQPLGALSSFANGLLNRLRGGTITLPEMEPVVLRMASLAERAGNIIQHVNAFARRREISRVRLELTTMVRRVLFSSGSAGRPLVLQPASDPVWIEADALLLEHLINNLVGNALDWAEQGRERAQVRVQVTVDADTRMAGLVVSDSGPGVKEEVQAHIFNAFVSLKEGGMGMGLAICRSIAEAHHGRIGVDRDPVLGGARFTVWLPLAAESATSERPTSLQPPE from the coding sequence GTGCCCACTCCTTCCCTCCCCCCTACGGATCAGTCGCTCGACTTTTCCCTGTTACAGCGCACCACCGGTTCGCCAACGATGCGCAACCGCCGCGCCTTGTGGTGGCTGCTGGGTTTGTTGCTGCTGTTGGTGGCGTCGGTGGTGGCCCTGGTCTTGTACTTGAATAACTTTGAGGCGGAGGAGGATGAGCGGCGCCGCGCCGCCGATGCCCAGTGGCTGGAGCAAGGCGCGCAGTTTCACTTTCGTCGTCTGGAGGACGACTTGTTGGTGCTGGCCCGCCAGGCCGTGCTGGGCGCGGGCACCACCACAGCGGTGACGCGGGGGACCGTCAGTGATCAGGCCGGACTTTTGTGGCGGGCGCCGGGTGTGGTGCTGTCACACGGCTGGTTGGCGGCTGGCCCGCAAGACGGGCAAGGTGTACCGCCTGAGCGCTGGGCGCTGGACTGGAGTGCCCACCCGGCCAATGCCCAAGTGCTGGCCACCATGAAGGACATCGCCAGCGGCTTGCGCCGGGCCGCGTATGCTGGGCCCATGCGCCAGGCCGACGGCGCGCTGAGTGATGTAGTCTGGCTGGCCGTGCCGTTTTTTGAACGAGGGCAGTTCGCCGGCAACTACCTGGCCGCCATTTCCATGGACAGGGCCGCCGTGAACATGGTGCCGGCCTGGTTCCAGCAAAACCACGAGGTTCGGCTGCTGGCCGAAGATGTGGAGCTGGCGCCCATCACCGGCTCTGGTGACGGCGCGTACCGGGCATCGATGAATTTGCCAGGCACCGAGTTGTATCTGGAGGTCGATCCGGTGGGGGCCAACCCGGCCACCGTGCCCCGCATCTTCTTTCTGGTGGCCTTGCTGTTCCTGTCGGGCATGCTGGTGAGCCTGTATGTGCTGCGCCGTGACTTTCTCAAACGCCAACAGGTGCAAGCCCTATTGCAGGCCGAGGTGGCTCTGCGCAAAGCCATGGAAAACTCCGTCACGATTGGCCTGAGGGCGTGGGACCAGAACGGCAAAATTCTGTATGTGAACCACGCTTTTTGCAGCATGGTCGGCTACTCGGCGGAAGAGTTGCTGGGCCGCTCGGCGCCCATGCCCTACTGGCCGGCTGACCGCGCTGATGAAATTCAATTGGTTCACCGGCGAGTGATTGCCGAAGGCACCGTCGATGAAGGCGTGGAAGTCCAGTTTCAGCACCGGGACGGTCGCTATATTGATGTGCTGATTCATGAAGCACCGCTGACCGCCGTCACCGGCGAGCCACTGGGCTGGATGAGTTCGGTGCTGGATATCAGCGAGCGAAAACGCGCCCAGCGAATGGCTGCCCTGCAGCAAGACAAGCTGGAGGCGTCGGGCCGGTTGGTGGCCGTGGGCGAGGTGGCGTCCACGCTGGCGCATGAACTCAACCAACCCCTGGGCGCCTTGAGCAGCTTCGCCAATGGCCTGTTGAACCGCCTGCGCGGGGGCACCATCACGCTGCCGGAAATGGAGCCGGTGGTGCTGCGCATGGCCAGTCTGGCCGAGCGGGCAGGCAATATCATTCAACACGTCAACGCCTTTGCCCGGCGTCGGGAAATTTCGCGGGTTCGGCTGGAGCTGACGACGATGGTGAGGCGGGTGCTGTTCAGTTCCGGCAGTGCGGGGCGGCCACTGGTGTTGCAGCCCGCGTCTGACCCGGTCTGGATTGAGGCAGACGCGCTGTTGCTGGAGCACCTGATCAACAATTTGGTGGGCAACGCACTGGACTGGGCCGAGCAGGGCAGGGAGCGCGCGCAGGTGCGGGTGCAAGTCACCGTGGACGCGGACACCCGCATGGCGGGTCTTGTGGTGTCAGACTCCGGGCCTGGGGTGAAGGAAGAAGTTCAGGCCCATATTTTCAACGCCTTTGTCAGCCTGAAAGAGGGCGGCATGGGCATGGGGCTGGCTATATGCCGCTCCATTGCCGAAGCGCATCATGGCCGCATTGGCGTCGACCGTGACCCGGTGCTGGGCGGCGCACGCTTTACAGTGTGGTTGCCGCTGGCCGCTGAATCGGCCACTTCTGAGCGGCCAACGTCTCTCCAACCGCCTGAGTAA
- a CDS encoding c-type cytochrome encodes MNTQHFSRVNAGVKIAVLVVTGLLSLSAQASEALARKNDCLGCHAVATKLVGPAFKDVAAKYAGQSDAQAMLVQSIRNGSVGKWGDLPMPAHPKLSEADARSLAAWVLKAK; translated from the coding sequence ATGAACACTCAACATTTTTCTCGCGTTAACGCAGGTGTCAAGATCGCTGTATTGGTCGTCACTGGCCTACTGTCTCTGTCTGCCCAGGCGAGTGAAGCGTTGGCCCGCAAAAACGACTGTTTGGGCTGCCACGCCGTAGCCACGAAATTGGTTGGTCCAGCCTTCAAAGACGTAGCCGCCAAATATGCGGGGCAATCCGACGCACAGGCCATGCTGGTGCAGAGCATTCGCAACGGTAGCGTGGGGAAATGGGGTGATTTGCCCATGCCGGCGCATCCCAAGTTGTCGGAGGCCGACGCACGGAGTCTCGCCGCGTGGGTACTCAAAGCCAAGTAG
- a CDS encoding TRAP transporter substrate-binding protein, which translates to MKFKLAIVSALLAVGFSAQAAPIVIKYSHVVTDVTPKGQAALKFKELAEKKLAGKVEVQVFSNSQLFGDGKEMEALVLGDVQIIAPSLAKFSKYTPKLQIFDLPFLFTDIAAVDRFQASKEGQDLLRSMEKKGIIGLGYLHNGMKQLSANAPLGSPTDAKGMKFRIQSSDVLEAQFKAVGGNPQKLAFAEVYQALQTGVVDGTENPWSNIYSKKFHEVQKYIMDSNHGVLDYMVITNAGWWNKLPADIRKGLNEAMVESIKFGNKVAYDEDAAFRAKVIAENKAKVLPMSKEHLAAWRTAMQPVWKQFEGEIGADLIQAAQKANK; encoded by the coding sequence ATGAAATTCAAACTAGCCATCGTTTCAGCCCTTCTGGCCGTCGGTTTCAGCGCGCAGGCCGCGCCCATCGTCATCAAGTACAGCCACGTCGTCACCGACGTCACACCCAAGGGCCAAGCTGCATTGAAGTTCAAGGAACTGGCCGAGAAGAAGCTCGCCGGCAAGGTTGAAGTTCAGGTGTTCTCCAACAGCCAGCTGTTCGGCGACGGCAAAGAGATGGAAGCGCTGGTGCTGGGTGACGTGCAAATCATTGCGCCTTCGCTGGCCAAGTTCAGCAAGTACACCCCAAAGCTGCAGATTTTTGACCTTCCCTTCTTGTTCACTGACATTGCTGCCGTGGACCGTTTCCAGGCCAGCAAAGAAGGTCAAGACCTGCTTCGCTCCATGGAGAAGAAAGGCATCATTGGCCTGGGCTACCTGCACAACGGCATGAAGCAGTTGTCAGCCAACGCGCCGCTGGGAAGCCCCACCGATGCCAAAGGCATGAAATTCCGAATTCAGAGTTCTGACGTTCTGGAAGCCCAATTCAAGGCCGTGGGCGGCAACCCACAAAAGCTGGCCTTTGCCGAGGTGTACCAAGCCCTGCAAACCGGCGTGGTGGACGGTACCGAGAACCCTTGGTCCAACATCTACAGCAAGAAATTCCATGAAGTTCAAAAGTACATCATGGACAGCAACCACGGTGTGCTGGACTACATGGTCATCACCAACGCGGGCTGGTGGAACAAGCTGCCAGCTGACATTCGCAAAGGCCTGAACGAAGCCATGGTCGAGTCCATCAAGTTCGGCAACAAAGTGGCCTATGACGAAGACGCGGCCTTCCGTGCCAAGGTCATTGCCGAGAACAAGGCCAAGGTCTTGCCAATGAGCAAAGAGCACCTGGCCGCCTGGCGCACCGCCATGCAACCCGTGTGGAAGCAATTTGAAGGCGAAATTGGTGCCGACCTGATCCAGGCCGCCCAGAAAGCCAACAAGTAA
- a CDS encoding ribbon-helix-helix domain-containing protein, protein MCEYFVKADPIQYEQRSRTVRIKNVLTSLRLENMVWDILAEMAEVEGCTTNALIAKFHDEILAHRGEVPNFASFLRVTSMRYLRRCVITTERQQAQTLPAANVMRILSRTQAPETSPKAVTAVGG, encoded by the coding sequence ATGTGTGAATATTTTGTCAAGGCTGACCCCATCCAGTACGAGCAACGCTCACGGACGGTCCGCATCAAGAACGTGCTGACCAGCCTGCGCCTGGAGAACATGGTTTGGGACATCCTCGCAGAAATGGCCGAGGTAGAGGGGTGCACCACCAATGCGCTGATTGCGAAGTTTCATGACGAAATTCTGGCGCACCGTGGAGAGGTACCCAACTTCGCATCGTTTCTGCGGGTCACCAGCATGCGCTACCTGCGCCGCTGTGTGATCACCACGGAACGCCAACAGGCGCAAACTCTACCCGCCGCCAACGTCATGCGCATCCTCAGCCGTACGCAAGCACCAGAAACATCCCCAAAGGCAGTTACGGCGGTGGGCGGGTAG
- a CDS encoding 2OG-Fe(II) oxygenase, producing the protein MVSDSPVPDGVWPGHHAVAHFPGSLPMGGVVPMTPVHAFDSVPAALCLQNQPGLRPVRHDIDLGGLLAFSIDDVVTPAEADTIVAATEQFGYRDEAPGIATPPGMRMNKSMHWVADEGMTGPMFRRIAHLLPTHLEDVPLFHAFSRRLNMYRYDADDVFNRHTDGNWPGYSLSGDRSTMQEWPPGLRSGLTMLLYLNGPADGVLGGSTRLFSRDGRQTDVKPMKGSALFFRHGFGANSVVHEGRRVSGNVSKYVARINVMYGTE; encoded by the coding sequence ATGGTGAGTGATAGCCCCGTGCCTGACGGCGTTTGGCCCGGCCACCATGCCGTGGCCCATTTTCCGGGATCGCTGCCCATGGGCGGCGTGGTGCCCATGACGCCCGTGCACGCCTTTGACAGCGTGCCTGCTGCCCTGTGTCTCCAAAACCAGCCCGGGCTGCGACCGGTGCGCCACGACATCGATCTGGGTGGTTTGTTGGCATTTTCTATTGACGATGTCGTCACGCCGGCTGAGGCCGATACCATCGTTGCTGCCACAGAGCAATTTGGCTACCGCGATGAGGCACCCGGCATCGCTACGCCGCCGGGCATGCGCATGAACAAATCCATGCACTGGGTGGCGGATGAGGGCATGACAGGCCCGATGTTCAGGCGGATTGCCCACTTGTTGCCAACGCATCTGGAGGATGTACCGCTATTTCACGCCTTCAGCCGTCGCCTGAATATGTACCGCTATGACGCCGATGACGTGTTCAACCGCCACACCGATGGGAACTGGCCGGGCTATAGTCTGAGTGGCGACCGAAGCACCATGCAGGAGTGGCCCCCCGGCTTGCGCTCTGGGCTGACCATGCTGCTGTACCTCAACGGCCCAGCCGATGGGGTGCTGGGTGGCAGCACCCGGCTGTTTAGTCGCGATGGGAGGCAAACAGACGTGAAGCCGATGAAGGGCTCGGCGCTGTTCTTCCGTCACGGATTCGGAGCCAATTCGGTGGTGCACGAAGGTCGCAGGGTAAGCGGAAATGTGTCTAAATATGTGGCCCGTATCAATGTCATGTACGGGACCGAATGA
- a CDS encoding VOC family protein — MKYLHTMVRVTDLEASLRFYRDALGLALLSVREIPQGRFTLAYLAAPGDTSAQVELTYNWDPENYTGGRNFGHLAYAVDDIYATCGRLQAHGVAIVRPPRDGAMAFIRSPDNISIELLQRGGALPPAEPWVSLPNIGTW; from the coding sequence ATGAAGTATCTGCACACCATGGTCCGGGTCACTGACCTGGAAGCATCCCTGCGCTTCTACCGCGACGCACTCGGCTTGGCACTGCTTAGCGTGCGCGAGATACCGCAGGGACGCTTTACCCTGGCGTATTTGGCTGCGCCCGGCGACACCAGCGCGCAAGTGGAACTCACCTACAACTGGGACCCTGAAAACTACACCGGAGGTCGCAATTTTGGCCATCTCGCTTATGCGGTGGATGACATTTACGCGACGTGTGGTCGCCTGCAGGCGCACGGGGTGGCCATTGTGCGGCCGCCGCGCGACGGCGCTATGGCATTCATCCGTTCGCCTGACAATATCTCTATCGAACTATTGCAGCGCGGTGGTGCTCTGCCGCCTGCTGAGCCCTGGGTGTCATTGCCCAACATCGGCACATGGTGA
- a CDS encoding hydroxyacylglutathione hydrolase codes for MIVERIWTGNAYRNYNYLVACPETGEALAIDPLDSGKCLHLAKVRGWQITQLLNTHEHADHTGGNAAVVAATGAKVIAHHKSGARIANVDRGVQAGDVIKVGKTVELECLDTPGHTLCHICLLAHTDQPALFSGDTLFNAGAGNTHNGGNTEILFETFDKQLARLPDNTRLFPGHDYIETNLKFTLSREPENLTAQKLLTAVAGQGGDASPVTTLLQEKQHNTFFRLNQPGLIAKLRESLPDLPHNPDAQAVFVALRTLRNQW; via the coding sequence ATGATTGTTGAACGCATCTGGACTGGCAACGCGTATCGCAACTACAACTACCTGGTAGCTTGCCCCGAGACCGGGGAAGCGCTTGCCATAGACCCGCTGGATTCCGGGAAATGCCTGCACCTGGCCAAGGTGCGCGGCTGGCAAATAACCCAACTGCTCAACACCCACGAACACGCAGACCATACCGGCGGCAATGCCGCCGTTGTGGCCGCCACTGGCGCCAAAGTCATTGCGCACCACAAGTCGGGCGCTCGCATTGCCAACGTGGACCGTGGCGTGCAAGCGGGCGACGTCATCAAAGTAGGAAAAACGGTCGAACTGGAATGCCTGGACACGCCCGGCCACACGTTGTGCCATATCTGCCTGCTGGCACACACCGACCAACCCGCACTGTTTTCTGGCGACACCCTGTTTAATGCCGGGGCGGGTAACACCCACAACGGTGGCAACACCGAAATACTGTTTGAAACCTTTGACAAACAACTAGCGCGCCTGCCCGACAACACGCGGCTCTTTCCGGGGCATGACTATATCGAGACCAACCTCAAGTTCACCCTCTCGCGTGAACCCGAGAATCTGACAGCGCAAAAGCTGCTCACGGCCGTTGCCGGCCAGGGTGGCGACGCCTCGCCCGTGACCACACTGCTGCAGGAAAAGCAGCACAACACCTTCTTCCGGCTCAACCAGCCTGGCCTGATTGCCAAGCTGCGCGAAAGCCTGCCCGACCTGCCGCACAACCCCGACGCGCAAGCCGTTTTTGTTGCGTTGCGCACACTACGCAACCAGTGGTGA
- the gloA gene encoding lactoylglutathione lyase, with protein MRFTTESHPGVQSAVPDATRGFVFNHSMLRIKDPQVSLAFYTGVMGMRVLRKLDFPEMKFSLYFLHRAAEGEDVPEETGERTAWTFAQRGILEFTHNWGTEADPDFKYHDGNAQPQGFGHICFSVPDLDAATAWFDENQVTFVKRPDQGKMKDVAFIKDPDGYWIEIVEPARLKNLGI; from the coding sequence ATGCGCTTTACCACTGAGAGCCACCCCGGCGTACAGTCCGCCGTCCCGGATGCCACCCGGGGCTTTGTATTCAACCACTCGATGCTGCGCATCAAAGACCCACAGGTGTCGCTGGCGTTTTACACGGGTGTCATGGGCATGCGTGTGTTGCGAAAACTCGACTTCCCCGAAATGAAGTTTTCGCTTTACTTTCTGCACCGCGCCGCTGAGGGCGAAGACGTGCCCGAAGAAACCGGAGAACGCACCGCCTGGACGTTCGCGCAGCGTGGCATTCTTGAGTTCACCCACAACTGGGGCACCGAGGCCGACCCTGACTTCAAGTACCACGATGGCAACGCCCAACCCCAGGGCTTTGGCCACATTTGCTTCTCCGTGCCAGACCTTGATGCCGCTACCGCGTGGTTTGACGAAAACCAGGTCACGTTTGTAAAACGCCCCGACCAGGGCAAGATGAAAGACGTGGCCTTCATCAAAGACCCGGACGGTTACTGGATCGAAATTGTCGAGCCTGCCCGGCTGAAAAATTTGGGGATTTGA
- a CDS encoding GMC family oxidoreductase yields the protein MAKFDFADESVILIIGSGAGGGTLANELCQKGIKVVVLEAGALQSQASFINDEWKSFSQLAWLDKRTTSGSWRVAKDFAGLPSWICKTVGGTTTHWAGASLRLQEHEFRAKSVYGELKGASLLDWPITLKDLEPYYAKAEYKMGVTRTNGIPGLPGNNNFKVMHAGATKLGYKEVHTGNMAINSQPRDGRGRCMQLGFCFQGCKSGAKWSTLYTEIPKAEATGNFEIRPLSHVTRIEHNPAGKVTGVVYFDKDGKEQRQKARIVCVAGNSIETPRLLLLSASNMFKDGLANSSGQVGRNYMRHMTGSVYAAFKNPVHMYKGTTMAGIVRDEAGHNPNRGFVGGYELETLSLGIPFIAAFLNPGGWGADFTWWMDRYTNLAGMWLVGEDMPRESNRVTLNTDVKDQWGNYVPNVHFDDHDNDIAMRNHAFTQGERIYQAAGAVRTFRTPPYPSTHNMGTSRMSARPQDGVVNKWGQTHDIPNLFISDGSQFTTGGAENPTLTIVSLAIRQADYIAQQMTERAI from the coding sequence ATGGCTAAATTTGATTTCGCGGACGAATCCGTTATCCTGATTATCGGTTCTGGCGCCGGCGGTGGCACATTGGCCAACGAGCTGTGCCAAAAAGGCATCAAGGTTGTGGTGCTGGAAGCTGGCGCGCTGCAGTCTCAAGCCTCATTCATCAACGACGAGTGGAAGTCTTTCAGCCAGCTCGCCTGGCTGGACAAGCGCACCACGTCGGGCTCATGGCGCGTCGCCAAAGACTTTGCTGGACTGCCATCCTGGATTTGCAAGACCGTGGGCGGCACCACGACCCATTGGGCAGGTGCTTCACTGCGGTTGCAAGAACACGAGTTTCGCGCCAAATCTGTTTATGGCGAACTCAAAGGTGCCAGTCTGCTGGACTGGCCCATCACCCTGAAAGATCTCGAGCCGTACTACGCCAAGGCTGAGTACAAAATGGGCGTGACCCGTACCAATGGAATTCCTGGGCTGCCTGGCAACAACAACTTCAAGGTCATGCACGCTGGCGCGACGAAGCTGGGTTACAAGGAAGTGCACACCGGAAACATGGCCATCAACAGCCAGCCACGCGACGGACGCGGTCGCTGCATGCAACTGGGGTTTTGCTTTCAGGGCTGCAAGAGCGGCGCCAAGTGGTCGACCTTGTACACCGAAATTCCCAAGGCCGAAGCCACTGGCAATTTCGAGATTCGTCCACTCTCCCACGTGACCCGGATCGAACACAACCCAGCCGGCAAGGTGACGGGCGTGGTGTACTTTGACAAAGACGGAAAAGAGCAACGCCAAAAAGCCCGGATTGTCTGCGTCGCCGGTAACTCGATCGAAACTCCGCGTTTGCTGCTGCTGTCAGCTTCCAATATGTTCAAGGACGGTTTGGCCAACTCCTCAGGTCAGGTCGGTCGCAATTACATGCGCCACATGACAGGCTCCGTCTACGCCGCCTTCAAAAATCCGGTGCACATGTACAAAGGCACCACCATGGCTGGCATCGTGCGTGACGAAGCAGGACACAATCCAAACCGAGGTTTTGTCGGTGGTTACGAACTCGAAACCCTGAGCCTGGGCATCCCCTTCATTGCTGCTTTCTTGAACCCCGGTGGCTGGGGTGCAGACTTTACCTGGTGGATGGACCGCTACACCAACCTGGCCGGCATGTGGCTGGTGGGTGAAGACATGCCACGCGAAAGCAACCGCGTGACGCTCAACACCGACGTAAAAGACCAGTGGGGCAACTACGTCCCCAATGTGCACTTTGACGACCACGACAACGACATCGCCATGCGCAACCACGCCTTCACGCAGGGCGAGCGCATTTACCAAGCGGCCGGGGCGGTTCGGACTTTCCGCACACCGCCGTATCCCTCGACCCACAACATGGGCACCAGCCGCATGAGTGCGCGTCCGCAAGATGGCGTGGTCAATAAATGGGGTCAAACGCATGACATCCCGAACCTGTTCATCAGCGACGGTAGCCAGTTCACCACCGGCGGCGCTGAAAACCCCACGCTGACCATCGTGTCCCTGGCGATCCGTCAGGCGGACTACATTGCCCAACAGATGACCGAGCGGGCGATTTAA
- a CDS encoding twin-arginine translocation signal domain-containing protein, with amino-acid sequence MRVISITPESPEIAGCDEDSGVVRKVDLPLVRRDFLKGSGLLFGSLVTGTLLAGLAPSRAWALELKKLSSAEGTTLMAMGRVLFPHQKLPDAVYALLSKDLDAKAAGDVAAAKQLQEGIAWLNQSAGGNFAKASAARKDEIVRGMEGTAFFATVRGQCVTSLYDNDMAYAVFGYPGSAWEKGGYITRGFQDLKWLPAPSKEASPPPYMG; translated from the coding sequence ATGCGCGTCATTTCCATAACCCCAGAAAGCCCCGAAATTGCGGGTTGCGACGAAGACAGCGGCGTGGTCCGCAAAGTAGACCTGCCGCTTGTGCGGCGCGACTTCCTGAAGGGTTCGGGTCTGTTGTTTGGCTCACTCGTCACAGGTACTTTGCTGGCGGGCTTGGCACCATCGCGTGCATGGGCGCTGGAGCTCAAGAAACTGTCATCGGCAGAAGGCACAACACTGATGGCCATGGGCCGCGTACTGTTCCCCCACCAAAAACTCCCCGATGCGGTCTACGCCCTGTTGTCCAAAGACCTGGACGCCAAGGCAGCAGGCGACGTAGCCGCAGCCAAACAGTTGCAAGAGGGTATTGCGTGGCTGAACCAGTCAGCCGGTGGCAACTTTGCCAAGGCCAGCGCCGCCCGCAAAGACGAGATCGTACGCGGCATGGAAGGCACGGCATTTTTTGCCACCGTGCGCGGCCAGTGCGTCACCTCACTGTATGACAACGACATGGCTTACGCGGTGTTTGGTTATCCGGGTTCCGCCTGGGAAAAAGGCGGCTACATCACGCGCGGCTTTCAAGACCTCAAATGGCTACCGGCGCCCTCGAAAGAAGCCAGCCCACCGCCCTACATGGGCTGA